The following coding sequences lie in one Sedimentibacter sp. MB35-C1 genomic window:
- a CDS encoding alanine dehydrogenase: protein MILTVGFPKIKNFGGDVRDFLPSLFSYLKKFNNIEVFLEKGYGSGFGLNEIDYIEANPKIKFVAEEEVYNKDLIVIIKMPELKNLEKLKDGCSIFTMCHYHTRVSYVELFKRKGVKSFSMDAIVDDYGKRIFVDYFRTAYNGSAIAFKELKKSMPGFYSPHRRPINVTVLGVGFVAQHCARSFEILGDEEFLGKNIPGIIIKLLPRTVTYSHNLMKTILETTDILVDATSRRDLSEVIIENKSLGYLPDHAIILDLAADRYDEGQFKPIEGTILGNLSKMIIYNNDELYNNLPQNVEHSNRRTTVSCNAWPGVTPKESIQFYEVIIKDYLNILLTKDIEEIDKESDNFFERALFRSSLSNYLNNLKI, encoded by the coding sequence ATGATATTGACAGTAGGATTTCCTAAAATCAAAAATTTTGGAGGTGATGTAAGGGATTTTCTTCCTTCCCTATTTAGTTATTTAAAGAAATTCAATAACATTGAAGTGTTTTTAGAAAAAGGTTATGGGTCTGGATTTGGATTAAATGAAATCGATTACATTGAGGCAAATCCAAAGATAAAATTTGTTGCGGAAGAAGAAGTTTACAACAAGGATTTGATAGTAATTATTAAAATGCCCGAACTAAAGAATCTTGAAAAACTTAAGGACGGATGCAGTATCTTTACAATGTGCCATTATCACACAAGGGTATCATATGTTGAGCTATTCAAAAGAAAAGGAGTAAAATCTTTTTCTATGGATGCAATTGTTGATGATTATGGAAAAAGAATCTTTGTTGACTATTTCAGAACAGCTTACAACGGTTCAGCTATTGCTTTTAAAGAGTTGAAAAAGTCAATGCCCGGTTTTTACAGCCCGCACAGGAGGCCTATTAACGTGACGGTGCTGGGGGTTGGATTTGTTGCTCAGCATTGTGCTAGATCCTTTGAGATTCTTGGCGATGAAGAATTCCTGGGTAAAAATATTCCCGGAATCATTATCAAATTGCTCCCAAGAACTGTTACATACAGCCACAATTTAATGAAGACTATACTGGAAACTACAGATATTTTAGTAGATGCTACAAGTCGCAGGGATCTCAGTGAAGTGATAATTGAAAACAAATCTTTAGGTTACTTGCCTGATCATGCAATAATTCTTGATTTGGCAGCAGACAGATATGATGAAGGTCAGTTTAAACCAATTGAAGGAACAATTCTGGGAAATTTGTCCAAAATGATAATCTATAATAATGATGAGCTGTACAATAATCTTCCTCAAAATGTAGAACACAGCAATAGAAGAACGACCGTAAGCTGCAATGCGTGGCCTGGAGTAACGCCAAAAGAATCAATTCAATTTTATGAGGTGATCATAAAGGATTATTTAAACATCTTGCTGACCAAGGATATTGAAGAAATAGACAAAGAAAGTGATAATTTTTTCGAAAGGGCACTTTTCAGAAGCTCTTTGTCAAACTATTTGAACAATTTAAAAATATAA
- a CDS encoding Na+/H+ antiporter NhaC family protein — protein MEHYGFISILPPIIAIILAIKTKNVLFSLFVGLYFGATALAGWNPILGFSNLIPNYIYAQIASDSNVQSLTNLLIIGAFVALIGATGGAAAFAKFAGKMINTKRKAELSMWFGGIFVWFSDSANSLLVGPIFQPIGDKYKVSREKFAYVLDATSSPICSLVPIISWGVYIMGLIQVELDALPAYSMTSWDIFVGAVPFQFYSILTLLMVGYVAYTQFDYGPMLAAQKRAEGGLVLREGAVPLRNTKEAKLPEGVVPQAKAVLLPLAALLIVMFTVFFMNGFPAASLKGSVIRQGISLGFITGGILAAVISIRSKIFTVKEAETTVFDGMKDMVYLMVLMVFAWSLGSVTKDLGTAYYIMDVTKDFLNPAFLPAIMFIVGCLMSLPTGSSWGPYAILMPIGIPIAIQMGAPVLVTVAAIINGGLFGDHCSPLSDTTLLASMGAACDHIDHFKTQFPYALTVAAVACVMYIFAGLYQSSAILIPGIAVLFALIYLLHKISLKKYTTKKVTVE, from the coding sequence ATGGAACACTATGGTTTTATATCAATTTTACCGCCAATAATAGCAATCATTCTGGCTATAAAGACTAAAAACGTTTTATTTTCACTTTTTGTTGGTTTGTATTTTGGAGCGACTGCTTTGGCCGGTTGGAATCCTATCCTGGGATTTTCAAATTTAATCCCAAATTACATATATGCTCAAATTGCATCTGATTCAAATGTGCAGTCACTAACAAACTTACTGATAATTGGAGCGTTTGTAGCCCTAATTGGTGCAACAGGCGGAGCAGCGGCATTTGCAAAGTTTGCAGGTAAGATGATAAACACCAAAAGAAAAGCTGAATTGTCAATGTGGTTTGGAGGAATTTTCGTATGGTTTTCCGACTCGGCAAATTCTCTTTTAGTAGGACCTATCTTCCAACCCATAGGAGATAAGTATAAAGTGTCAAGAGAGAAATTTGCATATGTTCTGGATGCTACTTCATCACCTATATGTTCATTGGTTCCTATAATAAGCTGGGGAGTATATATTATGGGTTTGATTCAAGTGGAACTTGACGCGTTGCCAGCTTACAGTATGACAAGCTGGGATATATTTGTTGGTGCGGTACCGTTTCAGTTCTACAGCATACTTACACTATTAATGGTAGGATATGTCGCATATACCCAATTTGATTACGGTCCAATGCTTGCGGCTCAAAAACGTGCAGAGGGAGGATTGGTACTCAGAGAAGGGGCGGTTCCATTAAGAAATACAAAAGAAGCAAAACTTCCTGAAGGGGTTGTACCTCAAGCCAAAGCTGTACTTTTACCTTTAGCGGCGCTTCTTATTGTAATGTTTACAGTGTTTTTTATGAATGGTTTCCCTGCAGCCAGCTTAAAAGGTTCTGTAATCAGACAGGGAATATCCTTGGGATTTATAACCGGGGGCATACTGGCTGCGGTAATATCCATAAGAAGTAAAATATTTACTGTAAAAGAGGCTGAAACAACTGTATTTGACGGAATGAAAGACATGGTATACCTGATGGTACTGATGGTTTTTGCCTGGTCATTGGGAAGTGTTACAAAAGATCTTGGAACTGCTTATTATATAATGGACGTTACAAAAGACTTTTTGAATCCTGCTTTCCTTCCGGCCATTATGTTTATAGTCGGATGTTTAATGTCACTGCCTACAGGTTCATCCTGGGGACCTTATGCAATTTTAATGCCTATTGGCATTCCTATAGCTATTCAGATGGGTGCACCTGTCTTGGTAACAGTAGCAGCCATCATAAACGGAGGACTATTTGGCGACCATTGTTCTCCTTTGTCCGATACGACATTATTAGCTTCAATGGGGGCAGCATGCGATCATATTGACCATTTTAAAACACAATTTCCATATGCGCTTACTGTTGCTGCAGTTGCATGTGTTATGTATATATTTGCGGGATTATATCAAAGCTCGGCAATACTAATTCCCGGCATAGCGGTTTTGTTTGCGCTAATCTACCTTTTGCACAAAATTAGCCTGAAGAAATACACTACCAAGAAAGTTACGGTAGAATAA
- a CDS encoding methyl-accepting chemotaxis protein has translation MKINRFQTLRFKLSLVIILFALVPVLVLSTVFINRMKASVISEQKTAVEKQLSLVSDNIDVVFSDMQNNVSYFAHNSTIKLADDTLTSYVNNKTKIKMTPGSNGGIEQQIFQNFKEFGETHPSYQYVFMGTEKGGYVQYPDGNMDGAFDPRKRPWYPSAAANPDEVILGSPYYFATDDIVIIGASQAIKDDRGKFIGVMAVDMSLDVLTTMFEEASKDFYGYYMLVDSDGTIISDPSNTENNFKNISEAYDSQLADAVSANADFKPFEIKGNNYLIKSIHSDSTDWNYVSVVDEKAMLSAVTTLEKLIYIAVILIFAAAVAFALIVSNSISKPIKAVVKSANEVAGGDFDVKIDVKADGEVGLLVDSFKSIGKTLQTYKLYIDEISVILNQIADGNMNFKLKSDYIGEFKKIKDALLNISNTLTYTLSEIKIASDQIANGSDQVAAGAQALSQGATEQASSIQELSATIQDISSQIDDNAKAAQNANTLSNQTETDISEANLDMQKLMTAMKEINDKSNEISNIIKTIDNIAFQTNILALNAAVEAARAGSAGKGFAVVADEVRNLAQKSAEAAKDTTTLISDTVQAVTKGTQIAEKTASSLNAVVEKTDGLKTLIESIAQASIHQAEGSSQIATGIEQISAVVQTNSATSEESAAASEELSSQAVLLNGLVTKFQLNDDVSDNDNDELSKSY, from the coding sequence ATGAAAATTAATAGATTTCAAACATTGCGCTTTAAATTAAGCCTGGTCATAATTTTATTTGCTTTAGTTCCGGTACTTGTTCTCAGTACGGTTTTTATTAATAGAATGAAAGCAAGCGTTATATCAGAGCAGAAAACCGCTGTTGAAAAACAGCTGTCACTTGTCAGTGACAACATAGACGTTGTTTTCAGCGACATGCAAAACAATGTAAGCTATTTTGCCCATAACAGCACTATAAAGCTTGCAGATGACACTCTTACCTCATATGTAAACAACAAAACAAAAATTAAGATGACGCCCGGCAGCAACGGCGGTATTGAACAGCAGATTTTTCAGAATTTTAAGGAATTCGGAGAAACACACCCCAGTTATCAGTATGTGTTTATGGGAACGGAAAAAGGCGGGTACGTACAGTATCCCGATGGAAATATGGACGGTGCTTTTGACCCTCGCAAAAGGCCATGGTATCCCAGCGCCGCCGCAAACCCGGATGAGGTTATACTTGGTTCGCCGTACTATTTTGCCACAGATGACATTGTAATCATCGGAGCCTCTCAGGCAATTAAGGATGACAGAGGCAAATTTATAGGTGTTATGGCAGTGGATATGAGCCTTGATGTACTTACAACCATGTTTGAAGAAGCCAGCAAGGATTTTTACGGCTACTACATGCTTGTAGACTCAGACGGCACAATAATATCAGATCCCAGCAACACAGAAAATAATTTCAAAAATATTTCTGAGGCATATGATTCACAGTTAGCCGATGCGGTTTCCGCCAATGCTGATTTTAAGCCTTTTGAAATCAAAGGAAATAATTATTTGATAAAAAGCATTCATTCTGACAGCACAGATTGGAACTATGTCTCAGTTGTAGACGAGAAAGCAATGCTCAGTGCTGTAACCACTTTAGAAAAATTGATTTACATAGCAGTTATATTGATATTTGCAGCTGCAGTTGCATTTGCACTGATTGTAAGCAACAGCATTTCAAAACCGATCAAGGCAGTTGTAAAATCGGCAAATGAGGTTGCCGGCGGTGACTTTGACGTGAAAATAGATGTGAAGGCTGACGGTGAAGTGGGACTTTTGGTTGACTCATTTAAATCGATTGGAAAAACACTTCAAACATATAAATTATACATTGATGAAATATCCGTCATACTAAATCAAATAGCTGACGGCAATATGAATTTCAAGCTTAAGTCTGATTACATAGGCGAATTTAAAAAAATAAAAGATGCTTTGTTAAATATTTCAAATACACTTACCTACACATTAAGTGAAATAAAAATAGCTTCAGACCAGATTGCAAACGGTTCTGACCAGGTTGCAGCAGGTGCTCAGGCTCTCAGCCAGGGAGCAACGGAGCAGGCTTCCTCTATCCAGGAGCTGTCGGCAACAATACAGGATATTTCATCACAGATTGATGATAATGCAAAGGCGGCACAAAATGCAAACACTCTCTCCAACCAAACCGAGACAGACATATCGGAAGCCAACTTGGACATGCAGAAGCTTATGACGGCAATGAAGGAGATAAATGATAAGTCAAATGAAATCAGCAATATCATAAAAACAATAGATAATATTGCATTCCAGACAAATATTCTGGCTCTTAACGCAGCCGTTGAAGCTGCAAGGGCGGGAAGTGCAGGAAAGGGCTTTGCGGTTGTAGCTGATGAGGTTAGAAATCTTGCTCAAAAATCGGCTGAAGCCGCCAAGGATACAACAACGCTAATAAGTGATACGGTTCAGGCTGTAACTAAGGGAACACAAATAGCTGAAAAAACAGCCTCATCATTGAACGCTGTTGTAGAAAAAACAGACGGATTGAAGACACTTATTGAAAGCATCGCCCAAGCCAGCATTCATCAGGCAGAAGGTTCCAGCCAGATTGCGACAGGCATAGAACAAATTTCTGCGGTTGTTCAGACAAACTCCGCAACATCGGAGGAAAGCGCCGCGGCAAGCGAGGAGCTTTCAAGCCAGGCAGTACTGCTGAATGGGCTTGTAACTAAGTTTCAGCTGAATGATGATGTGTCAGACAATGACAATGATGAATTAAGCAAATCATATTAA
- a CDS encoding competence/damage-inducible protein A yields the protein MNAEILCVGTELLHGDIVNTNAQYISKKLAEIAVDVHYQTVVGDNPGRIKQCFGTAFSRADIVICTGGLGPTQDDITKNVLAEYFNVEMVYDEESFQHVKDMYTHIKRDFPKNNIRQAYFPKGSVILNNPNGTANACIMKGSIDGKEKIGILLPGPPKEMEPLVDNEVVPYLKQYTKQVVYGEKLVVVNIGESAAEEMIIDIIEKQTNPTIAPYASAGKVIFRITAKGESKEDCIKMIEPVKEELTKRFGRENAYVSETGKVEDKASELLLEKNITVAAAESLTGGMVASRLVSYPGISKVFMEGFVTYSNEAKMNTLNVKRDTLNKYGAVSEETAKEMAYGAARAAGTDLGVSTTGIAGPDGGTKEKPVGLAYVCVYYKNKFTVNKIMATGSREIVRDRAATSALDLIRSCIEK from the coding sequence ATGAATGCAGAAATACTTTGCGTAGGTACTGAGCTTTTGCATGGAGACATAGTCAATACAAATGCCCAATATATATCTAAAAAATTAGCTGAAATAGCTGTTGATGTTCATTATCAAACTGTGGTTGGAGACAATCCCGGAAGGATTAAGCAGTGCTTTGGAACCGCATTTTCCAGAGCTGACATAGTGATTTGTACGGGAGGTCTGGGCCCTACTCAGGATGATATAACCAAGAATGTACTGGCTGAATACTTCAACGTTGAAATGGTTTATGACGAAGAAAGTTTCCAGCATGTGAAGGATATGTACACCCACATTAAAAGAGACTTCCCTAAAAACAATATACGACAGGCATATTTCCCAAAGGGTTCTGTCATACTGAACAACCCTAACGGAACTGCAAATGCATGCATAATGAAAGGCAGTATAGACGGAAAAGAGAAAATAGGAATACTTCTGCCCGGGCCTCCTAAGGAAATGGAGCCGCTGGTGGATAACGAAGTTGTTCCATATCTGAAGCAGTACACGAAACAGGTAGTCTACGGTGAAAAGCTGGTGGTTGTCAATATAGGAGAATCTGCTGCCGAAGAAATGATAATTGACATAATTGAAAAACAGACAAACCCGACTATTGCTCCTTACGCAAGTGCCGGAAAGGTAATTTTCAGAATTACGGCCAAAGGGGAAAGCAAAGAAGACTGCATCAAAATGATTGAACCTGTCAAGGAAGAACTGACTAAAAGGTTCGGCAGAGAAAATGCGTATGTTTCCGAGACGGGAAAGGTCGAAGATAAGGCATCTGAACTGCTGCTTGAGAAAAATATTACCGTGGCTGCAGCAGAATCACTGACAGGAGGAATGGTTGCGTCGAGATTGGTAAGCTATCCGGGAATTTCAAAAGTTTTTATGGAGGGCTTCGTTACATACAGCAATGAAGCGAAAATGAATACTCTGAATGTTAAAAGAGATACGCTGAACAAATACGGTGCAGTAAGTGAGGAAACAGCAAAGGAAATGGCATACGGAGCAGCTAGAGCTGCCGGCACAGACCTGGGTGTTTCAACCACTGGAATAGCAGGGCCTGATGGAGGAACAAAGGAAAAACCCGTGGGACTTGCCTACGTTTGTGTCTATTACAAAAATAAGTTTACTGTCAATAAAATTATGGCTACAGGCTCAAGGGAAATCGTCAGAGACAGAGCCGCTACATCAGCTCTGGACTTGATAAGAAGCTGTATTGAAAAATAA
- a CDS encoding M14 family zinc carboxypeptidase, protein MNKHIVDTSDTYYLDRIYGDIDELCGIYSDILSKEIIGKSVEGRDIAALKLSSGKGRTSVLLAGGIHAREDFSVMLCMKMLDYYCYYYKEDKNFGEYDVKKIIDNVDMYFIPVVNPDGLNIVHNGLKASSNYNALKKMKIWGEDHTYWKANANGVDLNKNFDDGNWEIRTCVPGTHVPCSDRFKGFAPGSEPETQALTDFCSRHSFSLMATYHCSGNCTFWADSGTHGMFSGIDEKIMNELNKKYIYRKTKISQDPKVYGCGFENWFRAKMKRPGFCIELSPFVEGGKQHPDYMFDELVWQHAGTTGLFFAEKALYVHDEIYGDAERYAALTKEEILR, encoded by the coding sequence ATGAATAAGCATATAGTTGATACGTCTGATACTTATTATTTAGATAGAATTTATGGAGATATTGATGAGCTGTGTGGAATTTACAGCGACATTTTGAGCAAAGAGATTATAGGAAAATCCGTTGAAGGAAGGGATATTGCTGCATTGAAGCTGAGCAGCGGCAAAGGAAGAACATCCGTTCTTCTTGCGGGAGGTATACATGCCCGGGAGGATTTTTCGGTTATGCTTTGTATGAAGATGCTTGATTACTACTGTTATTATTATAAGGAAGATAAAAATTTTGGCGAGTATGATGTGAAAAAAATTATAGATAATGTTGACATGTACTTTATTCCCGTTGTTAACCCGGACGGTCTAAATATTGTGCATAACGGACTAAAAGCTTCATCTAATTATAATGCACTGAAAAAAATGAAAATCTGGGGCGAGGATCATACATACTGGAAGGCTAATGCAAACGGTGTTGATTTGAATAAGAATTTTGATGACGGAAACTGGGAAATAAGAACCTGCGTTCCGGGAACCCATGTGCCGTGCTCTGACAGATTTAAGGGTTTCGCACCCGGCAGCGAACCTGAGACACAAGCTCTGACAGATTTCTGCAGCAGACATAGCTTTTCTCTGATGGCGACCTATCATTGCTCGGGAAACTGCACGTTTTGGGCTGACAGCGGAACCCACGGTATGTTTAGCGGAATTGACGAAAAAATTATGAATGAGCTAAATAAAAAATATATTTATCGAAAGACTAAGATAAGTCAAGATCCGAAAGTTTACGGTTGCGGCTTTGAGAACTGGTTCCGGGCAAAAATGAAAAGGCCTGGGTTCTGCATAGAGCTTTCGCCCTTTGTTGAAGGCGGAAAACAGCACCCGGATTATATGTTTGACGAGCTTGTTTGGCAGCATGCCGGTACAACGGGACTATTTTTTGCCGAAAAGGCACTTTATGTGCATGATGAAATTTACGGTGACGCTGAGAGATATGCAGCGCTTACCAAGGAGGAAATTCTTCGCTGA
- a CDS encoding S-layer homology domain-containing protein, which translates to MKKVLSLVLVIAMVLSSMSFAFASTSFTDVVDGDDYEDAINTLVALNVVTGYEDGTYKPEKTVTRAEMAKLMVQLLGYGDLVAGSQSNFTDTQGHWADPWIALAAGKGIVIGTGDGKFDPERTVTYDEVLTMIVRGLGYTDDCNEIKGTWPSNFKVKAAELGITKNVKIDVAGADRGGVAQAMFNALEAKIVTVDNDKNVKDVVDGKGKTKELLSRIAELDENYVVSSDLFDPTNKNYAGDFVDLAPYMYQNLEVYLNDDDEVVYIKDSNSLVVEGEIDEVTISKNGKIATVAIETENGSIEKVDFTVDDAEKLEAELPANVFENRAVKSDATFKYVNDEVETIKIVANEGDKSNGKIEEDEVDGFVLETQTKVARVEEEYEDGDTKVDVFTLPENSKDEPDFNKIIVKGAVDSLEDIAIDDVVVEYLAEDDEFTTLVVTRDTVEGEITRIGGTDVYVDGTKYKLSTTSGAEDSLLLGDTGVFYLDHNGKIAAFDGEADGATDYVVVIGTAVGKIDKDGFKNSIDDYPRLKVITQSGDEVIYNVYVKLNSDGKITGSAKYEYATEEGNKVEDLFTGTPTDDITAVNFVKFEPTADPTNSDLEAEDYTVLKIKLNSSNEITRLEEVASGSVDLDTTKSSFKLADNALLFSVKDEEAVAENKLDTKVEGIAVRNKNGEIEVLLTEDVDGLNYKFAYITKVQEAKQNGDEVQALKAYLDGKLVDPLYTDEDSLVTDVKTVYALDIDDDGIVTDVVTPGAVSSDDLEMFKNKVATGVSNSSGTIEISGKGWLTLAEDATIVELDDAGDVDAIRKLSAIEKNESILDVYVYGGEVVLIVIKDSDYNETSDDETDEDVREVTYINSTFTKVVVDGTKTLTFDSDTAIYGEDGTIIAVGYEDIMGETEDERALVVGDKVKDIEIKDGVVVSLTKIVE; encoded by the coding sequence ATGAAAAAAGTATTATCACTTGTTTTGGTAATAGCAATGGTATTATCAAGCATGAGCTTTGCATTTGCAAGCACATCATTTACAGACGTAGTTGATGGAGATGATTACGAAGATGCAATTAATACATTGGTTGCGTTAAACGTAGTTACAGGTTATGAAGACGGCACATACAAACCTGAAAAAACTGTAACAAGAGCTGAGATGGCTAAATTAATGGTTCAGCTTCTTGGATATGGAGATTTAGTAGCAGGTTCACAGAGTAACTTTACAGATACTCAGGGACACTGGGCAGATCCTTGGATTGCATTGGCAGCAGGAAAAGGCATTGTTATTGGTACAGGCGATGGTAAATTCGATCCTGAAAGAACTGTAACTTATGATGAAGTTTTAACTATGATTGTTAGAGGCTTAGGTTATACTGACGATTGTAATGAAATTAAAGGAACTTGGCCTTCAAACTTCAAAGTAAAAGCTGCAGAACTTGGAATTACTAAAAATGTTAAAATTGATGTTGCTGGAGCTGACAGAGGTGGAGTTGCACAGGCAATGTTTAATGCACTGGAAGCTAAAATTGTCACTGTTGACAACGACAAAAATGTAAAAGACGTTGTTGATGGAAAAGGTAAAACAAAAGAGTTGCTTAGCAGAATAGCAGAATTGGATGAAAACTATGTAGTATCTTCTGATTTATTTGATCCTACAAACAAAAATTATGCAGGCGATTTTGTTGATTTAGCTCCATATATGTATCAGAATTTGGAAGTTTACTTGAATGACGATGACGAAGTTGTATATATTAAAGATTCTAATTCATTAGTTGTTGAAGGTGAAATTGACGAAGTAACTATTTCAAAAAACGGAAAAATAGCTACTGTAGCAATTGAAACTGAAAATGGTTCAATTGAAAAAGTTGACTTTACAGTTGATGATGCTGAAAAGCTTGAAGCTGAACTTCCAGCTAATGTATTTGAAAATCGTGCAGTTAAGAGCGATGCCACTTTTAAATACGTAAACGATGAAGTTGAAACTATTAAAATTGTTGCAAATGAAGGCGACAAATCAAACGGTAAAATAGAAGAGGATGAAGTTGACGGCTTTGTTCTTGAAACTCAGACAAAGGTTGCAAGAGTAGAAGAAGAATATGAAGATGGAGATACTAAAGTTGACGTATTCACATTACCTGAAAACAGCAAAGACGAACCTGATTTCAATAAAATTATAGTTAAGGGTGCGGTTGATTCTCTTGAAGATATAGCAATTGACGATGTCGTTGTTGAATATCTTGCAGAAGATGACGAATTTACAACACTTGTAGTAACAAGAGACACTGTTGAAGGTGAAATTACAAGAATTGGTGGAACTGACGTTTATGTTGATGGTACTAAATACAAATTAAGTACAACATCAGGTGCTGAAGATAGTCTGTTACTTGGAGATACAGGTGTATTCTACTTGGATCATAACGGAAAAATAGCTGCATTTGATGGAGAAGCAGATGGCGCTACTGATTATGTTGTTGTTATTGGAACTGCAGTTGGAAAAATTGATAAAGATGGATTCAAAAACAGTATCGATGATTATCCTAGGTTAAAAGTTATAACTCAGTCAGGAGACGAAGTAATATATAATGTATATGTTAAATTGAATTCTGATGGAAAAATAACAGGAAGTGCAAAATATGAATATGCAACAGAAGAAGGAAACAAGGTAGAAGATTTATTTACAGGCACTCCTACTGATGATATAACAGCAGTAAACTTTGTAAAATTTGAACCTACAGCTGATCCTACGAATTCTGATCTTGAAGCTGAAGATTACACAGTATTAAAAATCAAATTAAATTCTAGCAACGAAATTACAAGATTAGAGGAAGTAGCTTCTGGATCTGTAGATTTAGACACAACAAAATCATCATTTAAATTAGCTGACAATGCTTTATTATTTAGCGTTAAAGATGAAGAAGCAGTTGCAGAAAATAAGTTAGATACTAAGGTTGAAGGAATTGCTGTACGTAATAAAAACGGTGAAATAGAAGTTCTTTTGACAGAAGATGTTGATGGACTTAATTACAAATTTGCATATATTACTAAAGTACAAGAAGCTAAACAAAATGGCGATGAAGTTCAAGCATTAAAGGCTTATTTAGATGGCAAATTGGTAGATCCTCTTTATACAGATGAAGATAGCCTTGTAACTGATGTTAAAACAGTTTATGCATTAGACATTGATGATGATGGAATAGTTACAGATGTAGTTACACCTGGAGCTGTTTCTAGCGATGATTTAGAAATGTTTAAAAATAAAGTGGCTACAGGTGTTAGCAACAGTTCAGGAACTATTGAAATTTCTGGAAAAGGATGGCTGACATTAGCTGAAGATGCTACAATAGTTGAGCTTGATGATGCAGGCGATGTGGATGCTATAAGAAAATTATCTGCAATCGAAAAGAATGAGTCAATACTTGATGTATATGTTTATGGCGGAGAAGTTGTTCTTATAGTAATTAAAGACAGTGACTATAATGAAACATCTGATGATGAAACAGACGAAGATGTAAGAGAAGTAACTTATATTAACTCTACATTTACAAAAGTAGTTGTTGATGGAACTAAGACTCTGACATTTGATTCTGATACAGCAATTTATGGTGAAGATGGTACTATCATTGCTGTAGGGTATGAAGATATAATGGGTGAAACTGAAGATGAAAGAGCTTTAGTAGTAGGTGATAAAGTAAAGGATATAGAAATTAAAGATGGAGTAGTTGTATCTTTAACAAAAATTGTTGAATAA
- a CDS encoding LCP family protein, whose amino-acid sequence MILLLGTIYINSYLNKINYKEKTLLPNEDISRTSNVPSRNSEPRDSSIDSLTNKNIVNILLIGQDKRPGEERARSDSMIIASLNKKSDSIKLISLMRDMYIEIPGYEDNKINASYAFGGMDLLTETVEENFDIGIDGCIEVDFSGFEKIIDKIGGVDIELNEDEAYYLSRSQELNLTTGINSLTGDVALNYARIRYVGNDDYERTERQRKVLVAVFEKLKNSDIKTLLELSDDILPLVTTNLTSSQILSLVTRVIVMDASGIESYRIPADGEFLPDTIGGMSVLVPDLPENRKLLKEYMGY is encoded by the coding sequence ATGATTCTATTACTGGGTACAATATATATAAACTCATATTTGAACAAAATCAATTATAAGGAAAAGACACTGCTTCCAAATGAAGATATAAGCAGGACATCAAATGTACCAAGCCGAAACAGCGAACCGAGAGACAGTAGCATAGATTCATTAACAAACAAAAATATAGTTAACATACTTTTAATAGGACAGGACAAAAGACCTGGAGAGGAACGAGCAAGATCAGACTCAATGATTATAGCCTCATTAAATAAAAAAAGCGATTCTATAAAACTGATATCCCTAATGAGGGATATGTATATTGAGATACCAGGATATGAAGACAATAAAATTAATGCGTCTTATGCTTTTGGAGGAATGGATCTCCTAACTGAGACTGTTGAAGAAAACTTCGACATAGGAATAGATGGCTGTATAGAGGTAGATTTTTCCGGGTTTGAAAAAATAATCGATAAAATTGGCGGAGTTGATATAGAATTAAATGAGGATGAAGCATACTATCTTAGCAGGTCTCAAGAATTAAATCTAACAACAGGTATAAACAGTCTGACAGGAGATGTCGCACTAAACTATGCACGAATACGATATGTCGGAAACGATGACTATGAACGCACAGAGCGCCAAAGAAAGGTTCTTGTTGCAGTGTTTGAAAAACTTAAAAATTCTGATATAAAAACACTTCTGGAACTGTCAGACGACATCTTACCTCTTGTAACAACCAATTTAACGAGTTCACAAATTTTGAGCCTGGTAACTAGGGTGATTGTTATGGATGCATCGGGAATAGAATCATACCGTATACCTGCAGATGGCGAATTTTTACCTGATACGATAGGTGGAATGTCTGTGCTTGTTCCTGATTTGCCGGAGAACAGAAAATTATTGAAAGAATATATGGGATACTAG